One Heptranchias perlo isolate sHepPer1 chromosome 5, sHepPer1.hap1, whole genome shotgun sequence DNA window includes the following coding sequences:
- the opn6a gene encoding opsin 6, group member a yields MAFHSLINSLWRNHNSTFHPKETPISEQGETIIGSYLLILGWLSWIGNSVVIFVLYRQRTTLQASDYLTFNLALSDASISLFGYSRGIFEIFNVLRDDGFLITSIWTCQIDGFFTLLFGLASINTLAVISVIRYIKGCHPCRAHCIGTGSIIVSLVLIWAAALFWSGSPLFGWGSYIDQMYGTCEIDWGRAMVSTIYKSYIVSVFVCCFFLPVSVMLFSYVSIINTVKSSRALAGVADLGERQRKLERDVTRMSMVICTAFIIAWSPYAVISMWSASGHAVPKLASVLCSLFAKSASFYNPIIYFGMNGKFRREVCVLLLCAGEKDSVKLKRILQRPPREPAEEFREGPVPAFDSSPGLESPVKGPQEWSYFPNSENSGYECDRL; encoded by the exons ATGGCTTTTCACAGCCTGATCAATAGTCTATGGAGGAACCACAACAGCACCTTTCATCCCAAGGAGACCCCCATCTCAGAGCAAGGGGAGACCATAATCGGCAGCTACCTGCTGATTCTCG GCTGGTTGTCCTGGATTGGGAACAGTGTGGTGATATTTGTGTTGTATAGGCAGAGGACAACACTTCAAGCCTCAGATTATTTAACCTTTAACCTGGCCCTCTCAGATGCCAGTATTTCTCTTTTTGGCTACTCCCGGGGAATTTTTGAGATCTTCAACGTACTTCGAGACGACGGTTTTCTGATTACATCCATATGGACTTGTCAG ATCGATGGTTTCTTCACACTGCTCTTTGGTCTGGCCAGTATTAATACACTGGCAGTAATCAGTGTGATAAGATATATTAAAGGCTGTCACCCCTGCAGAG CTCACTGTATTGGCACCGGGAGTATCATCGTGTCGTTGGTACTGATCTGGGCAGCTGCTCTCTTTTGGTCTGGATCTCCTCTGTTCGGCTGGGGAAGTTACATTG ACCAGATGTATGGGACATGTGAAATTGATTGGGGCAGAGCGATggtctccaccatctacaagtcgtacattgtgtCCGTCTTCGTCTGTTGCTTCTTCCTGCCGGTGTCAGTCATGCTCTTCTCATACGTCTCGATCATCAACACTGTCAAGTCGAGCCGGGCTCTGGCAGGTGTGGCCGATCTGGGAGAGCGCCAAAGGAAACTGGAGAGGGATGTGACCAGG ATGTCCATGGTGATCTGCACCGCGTTCATTATCGCCTGGTCACCGTATGCGGTGATCTCCATGTGGTCAGCGAGTGGTCACGCTGTCCCGAAGCTCGCCAGCGTGCTCTGCAGTCTCTTCGCCAAGTCCGCCAGCTTCTACAACCCCATCATTTACTTCGGAATGAACGGCAAGTTCCGGCGGGAAGTTTGTGTCCTCCTGCTCTGCGCTGGCGAGAAGGACAGCGTGAAACTGAAGCGGATCTTGCAGCGACCTCCGAGAGAGCCGGCTGAAGAGTTCCGGGAGGGGCCTGTACCAGCCTTCGACTCCAGCCCAGGGCTGGAGAGCCCGGTGAAAGGTCCTCAGGAATGGTCCTACTTTCCCAACAGTGAGAATTCCGGCTACGAATGCGACAGACTGTAG